A single Bacteroidota bacterium DNA region contains:
- a CDS encoding NADH-quinone oxidoreductase subunit J has translation MMLYLFAGLLCAALAYMLYSRQLVQSAFALFFVLIAQAALYVWASAPFLAAAQVLVYVGGVLVLMIFGGMLTALPALPDEAPATGRLLQLPAALLALGVLGILLTHFPGPETPVPHDLMAQNAQQLGYALVTDYVLPFELLSVLLLAALLGAAYLSRR, from the coding sequence ATGATGCTCTACCTATTTGCCGGCCTGCTGTGCGCGGCCCTGGCCTACATGCTGTATAGCCGCCAGCTGGTGCAGTCGGCCTTTGCGCTTTTTTTCGTGCTCATTGCCCAGGCGGCCCTGTATGTATGGGCCTCGGCCCCTTTCCTGGCCGCAGCGCAGGTACTGGTGTATGTGGGCGGGGTGCTGGTGCTGATGATCTTTGGGGGCATGCTCACCGCCCTACCCGCCCTACCGGACGAGGCACCGGCCACCGGCCGCCTGCTACAGCTGCCTGCCGCCCTGCTGGCCCTGGGGGTGCTTGGCATCCTGCTCACTCATTTCCCCGGCCCGGAAACCCCGGTGCCCCACGACCTGATGGCACAAAACGCCCAGCAGCTGGGCTATGCGCTGGTTACCGACTATGTACTGCCCTTTGAACTACTCAGCGTGCTGCTGCTTGCAGCCCTGCTGGGTGCCGCCTATCTTAGCCGCCGATGA
- a CDS encoding tetratricopeptide repeat protein, which translates to MQSSMHPAGSPPISDATVSQAALLAGHVAALFDRLFGSGDDVHALNEELLPVFQQAGYHPGLTLSLSVLALRKITDAQYAEALALLGQAEQHAELAHRPPGYTLLITLRAMCYNNLAEYEPALTHGIQARQLAEHGDTHPKERGIAYYTLATIYLDTHQYTDAIYYYEKSIETWRPQAGNAIIARCYNGAGAAYLATKDYEGALYCQQKALGIYEALDQARGVARSFDDLGTIYLQMGRLETAAQYLNEALALRRDLGYLDPIVTTLLHLGQLHVLQQRYDEAIRGLEEGVRLSRMLGTKGKLARLYRTMALAYKGLGDYRQSMLYFEQYHELHEQLFHNELRDKVENLEMQLKTERAERESELYRLKNVELATLNHDLEHALETIQDSIAYARRIQTALLPSQALLGRLLPASFVFYRPRDVVSGDFYWMGQQGGHTVLAVVDCTGHGVPGAFMSLLGINMLNQTVHTEGITDPAHILARMHERLLAVFGKTEVQDGMEAGIVSWDAGTLQYAGAGIPLYYQSAGGLQHIRPTPYGLGGHPQPERSGYARHTVERTAAGPFYLFSDGFKDQFGWSDARRQKFSSGRLRDLLEKATPLPLPQQATLVAHAFDSWKGSHRQIDDVLLIGFQPA; encoded by the coding sequence ATGCAATCATCCATGCACCCTGCTGGCTCACCCCCGATTTCGGACGCTACCGTGAGCCAGGCGGCGTTGCTGGCGGGCCACGTAGCAGCCCTGTTCGACCGGCTGTTTGGCTCCGGCGATGATGTGCACGCGCTAAATGAAGAGTTGCTCCCCGTCTTTCAGCAGGCGGGCTATCATCCGGGGCTTACCCTCTCCCTCTCGGTACTGGCACTCCGCAAAATTACGGATGCCCAATATGCCGAGGCACTGGCACTGCTGGGGCAGGCCGAGCAGCACGCCGAGCTGGCACACAGGCCTCCAGGCTATACCCTGCTGATAACCCTGCGAGCCATGTGCTACAACAACCTGGCCGAATATGAGCCAGCGCTGACCCATGGCATACAGGCCCGCCAGCTGGCAGAGCACGGCGATACGCACCCCAAGGAGCGCGGCATTGCCTACTACACCCTGGCCACTATTTATCTGGATACCCACCAGTACACCGATGCCATCTACTACTACGAGAAAAGCATAGAAACCTGGCGGCCCCAGGCGGGTAACGCGATCATAGCCCGCTGCTACAATGGCGCTGGTGCCGCTTATCTGGCTACCAAGGACTATGAGGGTGCGCTATACTGCCAGCAGAAGGCCCTGGGCATATACGAGGCCCTGGACCAGGCACGGGGGGTGGCCCGCAGCTTTGACGACCTGGGTACCATCTACCTGCAGATGGGCCGCCTGGAAACGGCAGCGCAATACCTGAATGAGGCCCTGGCCCTGCGGCGAGACCTCGGGTACCTGGATCCCATTGTTACCACCCTGCTGCACCTTGGCCAGCTGCATGTGCTGCAGCAGCGCTATGACGAGGCGATCAGGGGGCTGGAAGAAGGGGTGCGGCTATCGCGTATGCTGGGTACCAAGGGCAAGCTGGCACGGCTGTACAGAACAATGGCCCTGGCCTATAAGGGGCTGGGAGACTATCGCCAGAGCATGCTCTACTTTGAGCAGTACCATGAGCTGCACGAACAGCTATTCCACAACGAGCTGCGCGATAAGGTAGAAAACCTGGAAATGCAGCTAAAAACGGAACGCGCCGAGCGAGAGAGCGAGCTGTACAGGCTGAAAAATGTGGAGCTGGCTACCCTGAACCACGACCTGGAGCATGCCCTGGAGACGATACAAGACAGCATTGCCTATGCGCGGCGGATACAGACTGCCCTGCTACCCAGCCAGGCCCTGCTGGGCAGGTTGCTGCCCGCCAGCTTTGTGTTTTACCGCCCCAGGGATGTAGTGAGTGGAGACTTCTACTGGATGGGCCAGCAGGGCGGGCATACGGTGCTGGCTGTGGTAGACTGCACAGGCCATGGGGTGCCTGGCGCCTTCATGTCTCTGCTGGGCATTAATATGCTGAATCAAACTGTTCATACAGAGGGAATTACAGATCCTGCCCATATCCTGGCCCGCATGCACGAGCGGCTGCTCGCAGTGTTTGGCAAAACAGAGGTGCAGGATGGCATGGAGGCCGGCATTGTTAGCTGGGATGCAGGCACGCTACAGTATGCCGGCGCCGGCATCCCGCTCTATTATCAGTCGGCTGGCGGCCTACAGCACATCCGTCCCACGCCCTATGGCCTGGGGGGGCACCCGCAGCCCGAGCGTAGTGGCTATGCACGGCACACCGTGGAGCGCACCGCTGCCGGTCCCTTTTATCTTTTCTCCGATGGATTCAAGGACCAATTTGGCTGGTCGGATGCGCGCCGGCAGAAATTCAGCTCCGGCCGGCTGCGCGATTTACTGGAAAAAGCCACCCCCCTGCCCCTGCCACAGCAGGCTACGCTGGTGGCACATGCCTTCGATAGCTGGAAGGGTAGCCACCGGCAAATAGACGACGTACTGCTGATTGGCTTTCAGCCAGCCTAG
- the nuoK gene encoding NADH-quinone oxidoreductase subunit NuoK, protein MNLFTLACLLFSAGLFLAITRRQAVAMLLGIELILNGAALNFVHFNERYPQRLDGQMMALAIIVVAAAEAAVGLALILNLYRRFRSADVYERKDLQG, encoded by the coding sequence ATGAATCTGTTTACCCTAGCCTGCCTGCTGTTTTCGGCTGGCCTCTTCCTGGCCATCACGCGCAGGCAGGCCGTGGCCATGCTGCTGGGTATTGAGCTGATCCTGAATGGAGCCGCCCTGAACTTTGTGCACTTTAATGAGCGGTACCCCCAGCGGCTGGATGGGCAAATGATGGCACTGGCCATCATCGTGGTGGCAGCGGCAGAGGCAGCCGTGGGGCTAGCCCTGATCCTCAATCTGTACCGCCGCTTCCGCAGTGCGGATGTGTATGAGCGGAAAGATTTGCAGGGCTAA
- a CDS encoding DUF3078 domain-containing protein, which translates to MNRSLLLTLLLFLACHTAWAQVKEEDLVPSSEEQKRSETVSLSDKLVIGADTLQGWKTGASLGINFSQTSVSNWQSGAQNNLAFNAVTGMYAKYNRNNFFWHTLFDGSYGLTRNEGQSTRKANDYWEMNTNLGRFLDAKRTWAAVGFAEAISQFTPGYDYEVDPDGKSYNSAFMAPGYLMQGVGLAYEYSKDPISLSGRLSPATARQIVVMDPVLDETEYGLDSGDVAKLEFGASFRLNYNQKINKTTNLESRLILFTDYLEDAGNVYVNWRSKLDMKVTKIISINLLLHLIYDPQKDFTLETEKQPDGTEKPTRVGPVLQYLQNLGVGVSFNLSNR; encoded by the coding sequence ATGAACCGCAGCCTCCTGCTCACCCTGCTCCTGTTCCTTGCCTGCCACACAGCCTGGGCCCAGGTAAAGGAAGAAGACCTGGTACCCAGTTCCGAGGAACAGAAGAGATCGGAAACGGTAAGCCTAAGCGATAAGCTGGTGATAGGTGCAGACACCCTGCAAGGCTGGAAAACGGGTGCCTCGCTGGGCATCAACTTTAGCCAGACCAGTGTGTCCAACTGGCAGAGTGGGGCGCAGAACAACCTTGCCTTCAATGCGGTTACGGGCATGTATGCCAAGTACAACCGAAACAATTTTTTCTGGCATACCTTGTTCGACGGCAGTTACGGCCTTACTCGTAACGAAGGACAGAGCACCCGGAAGGCCAATGACTACTGGGAGATGAACACCAACCTGGGTAGATTCCTGGATGCCAAAAGAACCTGGGCGGCTGTGGGCTTTGCCGAAGCGATCAGCCAGTTTACCCCCGGCTACGACTATGAGGTAGACCCCGACGGAAAAAGCTACAACAGTGCCTTTATGGCCCCTGGCTACCTGATGCAAGGGGTGGGCCTGGCCTATGAGTATAGCAAAGACCCCATCAGCCTGAGCGGCCGCTTAAGCCCCGCCACCGCCCGGCAGATCGTGGTGATGGACCCCGTGCTGGACGAAACCGAATATGGCCTGGATAGCGGCGATGTGGCCAAACTAGAGTTTGGTGCCAGCTTTCGCCTGAACTACAACCAAAAGATAAACAAGACCACAAACCTGGAGAGCCGCCTGATACTTTTTACAGACTACCTGGAGGATGCCGGAAACGTGTATGTAAACTGGCGGAGCAAGCTGGATATGAAGGTAACCAAGATTATCAGTATCAACCTGTTGCTCCACCTCATCTACGACCCGCAAAAGGACTTTACGCTGGAAACCGAGAAACAGCCCGACGGAACCGAGAAGCCTACACGTGTAGGCCCCGTGCTACAGTACCTGCAAAACCTCGGTGTTGGGGTTAGCTTCAACCTGAGCAATCGCTAG
- a CDS encoding TetR/AcrR family transcriptional regulator, whose translation MDTKQRIVQEASRLFMQSGLRAVTMDQLCANLGMSKKTLYQFFSDKNALVDACTREMMEHHQVDIELLKQEAVDPIDSLLRVDRYFTDFLSTINGLMLTDLRKYFPDSWASFRQFRNECLLADIRENLQAGITDGLYREGLDLDIVCHFYSGIVDMLFDAELFPNELFDRVAVHQQTISIYLYGISTLRGRQLLDKHLAENQV comes from the coding sequence ATGGATACAAAGCAACGAATCGTACAGGAAGCAAGCAGGCTGTTTATGCAGTCGGGCCTGCGTGCTGTTACGATGGATCAGCTATGTGCCAACTTGGGTATGAGCAAGAAGACGCTCTACCAGTTCTTTTCGGACAAGAATGCCCTGGTGGATGCCTGTACCCGAGAAATGATGGAGCACCACCAGGTGGATATTGAACTGCTGAAGCAGGAGGCCGTAGACCCCATTGACAGCCTGCTGCGGGTAGATCGTTATTTCACGGACTTCCTCTCCACGATCAACGGCCTGATGCTTACGGACCTCCGTAAATACTTTCCGGATAGCTGGGCTAGCTTTCGCCAGTTCCGGAACGAGTGCCTGCTGGCAGATATACGCGAGAACCTGCAGGCGGGAATAACAGATGGCCTGTATCGTGAAGGGCTGGATCTGGATATCGTATGCCACTTCTACAGTGGGATTGTAGACATGCTTTTTGACGCAGAACTATTCCCCAATGAGCTTTTTGACAGGGTAGCCGTGCACCAGCAAACCATTTCTATCTATCTGTATGGCATAAGCACCCTGCGGGGCCGACAGTTACTGGATAAACATTTGGCTGAAAATCAAGTTTGA
- a CDS encoding TolC family protein, with protein MKRFFVIIPILLLALAQAQTGELFRFSLEDCIQYALEHQPMLNRSRLAIDARQKDVNEVIATGLPQINGSVQAQNNLVIPTTIIPAGVFGADSEEQAVRFGTRYNVTAGVSVEQLILDGTYFLGVKAAKQYVELSRIQYNRTQRDVRVAVAKAYYSVLVNGQRIQVLAEQRKGLKQLLEDTRKLYQNELTEELDVNRIEVNYNNLETELEKARGLVLLSQVLLKFQMGMPAEDTLLLVEEELSSPLQFAQDTLQQLDYTSHIEHKELQQSMRLTELNEKRYRTGYYPSLSAFGNFQYQNLGDEFARNENWFGAAYIGAGLSIPIFDGLRKRAQIQRTRIERMQLEYDMRNLENSLYLEFRQARINYINAQRQLEIQARNRDLGKRVYDNTRLKYQQGIGSNLEVVQAEADYNQSQTNYFNSLLETYIARIDLQKALGEQE; from the coding sequence ATGAAGCGTTTTTTTGTAATCATCCCCATCCTGCTACTCGCCCTGGCACAGGCCCAGACCGGCGAGCTGTTTCGTTTCTCCCTCGAGGACTGCATCCAGTACGCCCTGGAGCACCAGCCCATGCTGAACCGCAGCAGGCTGGCCATAGATGCCCGGCAGAAGGATGTGAATGAAGTAATTGCCACCGGCCTGCCGCAAATCAACGGCTCGGTGCAGGCGCAGAACAACCTTGTGATTCCTACCACCATCATCCCCGCAGGGGTATTTGGGGCCGATAGCGAGGAGCAGGCCGTACGGTTTGGCACACGCTACAATGTAACGGCGGGCGTAAGCGTGGAGCAACTGATCCTGGACGGAACGTACTTCCTGGGTGTAAAGGCGGCCAAGCAATATGTGGAGCTGAGCCGGATACAATACAACCGCACCCAGCGCGATGTGCGTGTGGCCGTGGCAAAGGCCTACTACAGTGTGCTGGTAAATGGCCAGCGGATACAGGTGCTGGCCGAGCAACGAAAAGGACTAAAGCAGCTGCTGGAGGACACCCGGAAGCTGTACCAGAACGAACTGACCGAAGAGCTGGATGTGAACCGCATAGAAGTGAACTACAACAACCTGGAAACCGAGCTGGAAAAAGCCCGCGGGCTGGTGCTGCTCAGCCAGGTGCTGCTCAAGTTCCAGATGGGAATGCCGGCAGAAGACACCCTGCTGCTGGTGGAGGAAGAGCTGAGTAGCCCACTGCAGTTTGCCCAAGACACCCTGCAGCAGCTGGACTACACAAGCCACATAGAGCATAAGGAGCTGCAGCAGAGCATGCGCCTGACAGAGCTGAACGAAAAGCGCTACCGCACTGGCTACTACCCCAGCCTGTCGGCCTTTGGCAACTTCCAGTACCAGAACCTGGGGGATGAATTTGCCCGGAATGAAAACTGGTTTGGGGCTGCCTATATAGGGGCTGGCCTAAGCATACCCATCTTCGACGGGCTGAGAAAACGGGCACAGATACAGCGCACGCGCATAGAGCGCATGCAGCTGGAGTATGACATGCGCAACCTGGAGAACAGCCTGTACCTGGAGTTCCGGCAGGCGCGCATCAACTACATAAATGCCCAGCGCCAGCTGGAGATACAGGCCCGAAACCGAGACCTGGGCAAAAGGGTGTATGATAACACCCGCCTGAAATACCAGCAGGGCATAGGCAGCAACCTGGAGGTGGTGCAGGCCGAGGCAGACTATAATCAAAGTCAGACCAACTACTTCAACAGCCTGCTGGAGACCTACATAGCCCGCATAGACCTGCAAAAAGCACTGGGCGAGCAGGAGTAA